The Lasioglossum baleicum chromosome 10, iyLasBale1, whole genome shotgun sequence genome contains the following window.
TAATTAATGATCGAGTAATAATAACTCATTGTCAGCCTAAAGGGGTAGTCTcgatcgtttccaggattgcgagagagcgggattcgccttctcatttctcgataatgcaaagatgggggttttcagtagtcaaaagcgctagataagaggtcaatctaggccgcatGCAGTCGCCcccacattttcaattttatgtttacgtggcgtaatttgcattattcgcatAAATGCTACGCgtgtatagctattttcataaagctgcaaattacgcctcgtaaacgtaaacggtctagattgatctcttatctagcgcttttggctactgaaaaaaTCCATCTTTATTCgcattatcgaaaaatgagGAGGCGCGTCCCGCACCCCTGCAATCGTGGAAACGAGACACTCCATTAAAAGTTAAATTAAACTCAGGGATAACATATACAGCCAAGTGTTTTATTCcattagaaaaaatactaaaatgtattggaACTTAAAGAATAAGTTAACATATATAAATGTGTAGATGATGAGTGAAGTTTTGTTTTAAAACTAAAAGCCTAGGAAACAGAATTATTGTAGTATTAAACATATATATAAAAGACGGAAATCTATTAAATGGAtgataatgaaatatttctataaataataatatttattttcaatcaataacaattgttaaaattaataaatctgaTAGATGTGGACATTAACTAATATGCttgctttttttttaattgcattactttttaatttaaaatatataaactgtacatatatttataagtggtatatatatatctatgtatatatatatattttcgtatgtttttttttatataatagttGTGAGCAtgataaattaataatacattaacatatttttaCACGTGGCAGTTGAGTTGTATGAGAAATAACTTCTCTGTTTCCAAAGAAACGATAAAATTCGCAAAAGCCTTGCTTTATCTCTATAATTCTCTTGTTCACGTTTTTCAAACGCAGTTTTGTTGTGTTCTCTATATTTAATGTATCCTACTCAGTCCTTCCcgaaaagaaaaagattaaaacaCAGAAATGCAATGTTGTACGATTGACTTAAAATACGCAACAAACGACGGCACGAAATTACAAAACAAGAGTATAATATTCACGTTTCAAGGTATTGTTTCTACATTGTCACATCGAACTTGCTCGCAGATTTCTTTCGAACGAGTACGAAGAAGCGTGATTCGATGGAAATTAAATTATCGTTCCAATGGAATTTAAAGAGGAGCCTCGAACCGAAATTCTTCTTCAGAACCTAATTTAGATGATTTTATAATTCCAGTTTTACAAATGATTCTAACATAGGCGTACAATTGACCTCACCGTTTTCGGTAAGGTCTACCGAGTAGGGCTGTTACTtcccttcgaaggtcgaagactTTCaagcttcgaatttcgaagcttcgatttctgaAACTTTGAAGGTGaggagtagactgcggatatttatgcaattttcagtttttgtaggcatattttaagaaagtggagacaaataaaatctgatttgcagtggtagtagcctttgcagatttgaaataaataaagctcgtactaaattctgtggaattttatattgtagcaatttttgaaaaatttcaaaagccacaaatgcataaagatccgcagtttagtgatgAGAATCGAAATTTCGAAGCTTCTAATTAAAGCTTTACTTTACAttgaaaattctgtgaaaattctgtcttcgaagagtcgaagcaCCGTAAAAGTAACAGTCCTACCACCGAGCCTCACTTTCACCGATAcgtattttaatttgataaatatacATGCGCGTGTGTAGGTGTGTCGTGTGTATGCACACAAGTATACATGTGCGTgtataattcattttttaatcttACCTAAATGTTTCACGAATGCATGAATTCATTATCGATACACGAAAAACATAGTTCACGTTGCGTCTAGGATACACGGATTACGGTTGCATCGAAACGATGAGAAACGAAGCTGTGGTCGAGAAGAATAAAAACGAACGATAAACAAACAACGTAAAGAAGAAATGGACGAACAGAGATGCGTAATCGATGTGTGTAAGACGAGAGAATTAAGTTAACCGATCCTGTTGCGTTCCGcaaattaaattagtaaaaaCATATCCGTTCATAGAATATTTGATATCCTCGCTGATCGGCCCGCAGGCAGACTTACATTCTAGAAGTAGGTTTCACCGGGATTCTCACCCCACTGTACAATTGTTCTTTATAaataattcttataaattaGAATTAGTCTACGGTTTTCGATTTGACATTGAAAAACGTACAATTTACATAATATTCTCTTTACGGTAATCCACCATTAATACTGAGTGTCCCCTACCCTTATCATCCCCCCATCCCACCGCGCACGTCTCAAAAACCCCACCCTGTTCTTGCAGTTCCTCAGCCAATCGTTCTGTGACAAGTTTGGTCGGTGGCTTCTTTTCGCGTCTCTGTAcgttttctttccttttccttttctctCCGATTGAATCGGATCGAACAGGGGCAGACGAATCGAATGATTAAATTAACTTAATGCTCTAATAAAGGGGTAAGTTTCAGCTGCCTTGGTAGGGCATTTGATCGGGAACGGCGGACGAATGATTCTGATTCGGACTTTGATGAAAATGTGGATTACTCCCGTCTTGCGATAGATCACCGACTGCAGGTTCTTCGTACTTCCCCCTCTTAAACCGACCGTACAGCGACGAATAGGGTAGATTGTAGTGAATGGCTGCTTGATTGATGCTCATGTGTCCCAGTCTGAAACACGGAAACCAAACGCAGTCTCCGTTAGTTTACGAGGCCGCTAGATGCATTGCTTGAGAGTGTCGTATTTTTAATCCGAAACATTCAACCACTTCGTTGCTAGATTTCGATCGAGGTCTTAGACATTCGTTTGTAGAACTTCAATCTCTAAAGATCTGCATTTTCATGTGTATTAGGTAGAGATTGTACAGCTTCGGGAACTACGACAGATTAATTTCGAAGATCATTAAACGTATAGCTATGTTGACTTTTCTTTTTACAGTTGTGCTATTATTTCCGCGTAATCAGTTACACTCTCGTCCATAAGCCACCGGACACTGTCAGGACACTGTAATTAAAGAgcacaagcttccagcttgattttgttatattttgattagattaaaaaattgaatctaTGCATatgctatttgaataaatgttggaattAAGACATTGAGATATTGTGGGCATGAATATGGACAGCTCTAGAAgtcaaattggaaaacaattaccccactgaaattttaaaatctagaaaatataggatattttggtcagattcgatttacatgttctttacgttcgaaaaaattagtaagtaccatttttatttcataatataagtcctttaaccctttgcaatcgaATGGTGACCATTTTAAATGATCAAATTCTTCTTTATTCTTGTAAAAATGTAAaagaagatgtaaaaatcttgagAGTGAAAGACATGTCTTGATTTCGgagttaaaattgcttcgagtgcaaagggttgataacaaaaaaatcgtctgcatcgaaatttgaataagtgtccggtgacttatggacgAGAGTGTATGTCGtcagtagactgcgggtctttatgcgaaatcaaaCTTtcctgcatcgattacaagtagacagcggatctttctgcaaaataaaaatgttctacctgaatcgcaacaaactggagcgaaacaggagtttattttctttaaataataaatagtattttaaaattcttctaatgttttaactgttttaaattacacctactcatttctgtcacgaatgcatcaaatccgctgtctgattATAAGAAGCAATTCCAGCTGTTTCTCGTGAAcgcatacaatccgcagtccagtcatCAATTACGCCCGTCGTTAGCTCGATCTGTATAAAAATTTAAGCATCGCCAAGGAGCAATTTTACCTGACGGCTTCGAGTGCTTCTGTCATAGCATCCTCGCTCCATGGCGTAGGATTACTTCTGCTCAATTCGATTCCTTCCCTCTTACATCTACCGTACAAGGTCCCTGTTGGAATACCGAATTCGGTGGAAGCTCTCTGCACAGACGTTTGACCAGACCTTATTGCTTCTAAAGCGCGGTCCAGATCAGCGGGCGACCATGTGGTAGGACTGGCGTTAAACGGCGCAGCCAATCTGATGCCTTCCCTCCTCGCGATTTTGTACAACGTGCTCGAAGGTATTCCAAACGCTTTCGACGCCTTGTTAGCCGAGATCGTGCCTGTTCTCAGCGCTTCGAGGGCGTTGTTCAGACTTTCGTCGCTCCACGATTTCGTTGGTCCATCCTTTTTTGGTGTGTCTATGCCTAACCGGTGCGCTCTTTGCCATAATGTCGTCGATGGTATGCCGAAGGTTGCTGAAATCATTTAGTCAAGAGTCAGGAATAGTAGCGCGAGTATTATCGAAAGATTAACATGTTCACAATTAAGATGAACGAACGAATGTGAACATATCAAAGTCATTTAAGCATCAGGTCATCCTGTTAGGTCATAGTTTCCCAACTTTCTATTATATTATAACCGAAATGAAACAAGTACGAATTCGGCGTCTAAGTTAGAAAATTGTGTAACAGACGAAGCATTCTACAGCACGGAGTGCTTGTAAAATTATGCAAACGTTTGAAAAGATTGTGGATAGTGATAAGAGTTCTTATTTTTCGACTAGCTCTTCAACGCTTCCTTATTGTACCTACGGTACGAGCAACAGAGTGACGCCCACGTCGGGAAACTATGTATTAGGATACACTCCCTtccataagtcaccggacacttataatattgaccaaaatatcctatatttcttaaattttaaaatgtcAGTGGGGTAATTGTCTTCCAATTTGGCTTCTGGAGCTGTCCATGATCAttccacaatttctcaatctctcaattccaacatttattcaaatagtatatgtatatatttaattttgcatttaaaataaaagaataaagTCAAGCTGGGAGCTTGTACTCTTTCATTACCATTTCGTTGAATAATCAAATCAAATATTATCGcgtataatagctacatctaatcgAAATATAATCAAGCTGGAAGCCTGTACTTTTTGATTACCATTTCGTCGAAGATATATAAGAgagtgtccggtgatttacgGACGGGAGTGTATGCATTCTTATTTCTCGTGTTGCTTTAAATACATACAGAAACAGAATGTTTCGAAGAAGCTGTCTGGAACTGGGGTGGACAGATTCATAGAGATCAGTTGATGATTAATTACCGGAGGCTTTGGTCAAGCTCATGTCATGGTTCCTTAAAGCTTCTAAAGCGGCGTCCATGTCTTCCTGGGTCCACGATTTCGAACCGTGATGATGAGAGCTCGACTGTCCCGAATGGCCTCTCGAGTTGTTTTCACCGGAATCCGAGTGGACGGAACTTCCAGAGGGCATTAAACCAAGCAGCTCCGGCGTGATCATCATCATGTTGTCGCTGTCTGCTGCGTTCTTCGAACTGACACTCGCCCGGTCCGACATGTGGCTGTCGATGTCGATTGTGTCCGACGAGTCCATCGTGTGCAACGTTTCGAACTTTATCTTCACACTGTCACAATTCTGAATCTCTGTAAGCACACGCGGAGAACGATGACACTGTTGTTCCCATTTGGACCGCGACGATCGAAGATGATTGCGAACAGATATACAAAGGCAGCGGTACTATTTCTCTTTTACCAACCACCTGAATCTCACGAAAGAAGCGGCGACTAAGGCAAAGCTAGATGCGTGCACTAAATGAGGTTGCGTGGGCTGTTACGAACCGAGCAACGCAAATCTAATCGCGACTAGTTAAGCCTGATTAGACCAATTATTTTGATTCTCCTCCCCGTCTAAACGCACGACTGTGCTTTTACTCCCCCTAACGATTCACCACCAGCATCATTGAACGCGTAATACCACCCCCTACGAAGAGTACTTCGATAGAAATTAACATCgctttttacaaattaatatCTATACACCATTTATCCGTAACCCTATGTGTAAAAAGTACGTGGCAATCTTCAACGAGTAGATTACAGTATTGAATGTAATATTTTCTTGCTTAGGGCAGCACGGAATTGTCGATGGTGATGACACGACTAATAAATCATGTTAAATCCAGAATGAAAGTACACCTGTGGAATGGTGATCCGGGTCCCTCAGGTGGGTAATCGTAGTGCCCACCAATGTGGCGCTAGGTGGGGTGGGCTGGGTCTCTGGGGGTAGATCGACTTCCCCAGGATCCGGATGGTGTCCATAGTGTCCGAGACCTGTATGACAGAACATGTCACCTATTAATTACAAGTGAAAAGAGTCTGTCCCGTTATTTCTTGAAGTGGCGAACCGCCCCACACCTTAGAACCATCACATTCTTCTTCGCCCCCGGACTGTATagcagaattttcaaaaatcgaatATCTTCGAAGAACACATCCCGTCCAATCCCGTCcgtaaatcaccggacacttatctTCACACACACAActtctatattaatttttttcttcgtatgaatataaaattaatcgtacaatacttaaatgtttagtgccGCCTCAGAGTTCCACTCAAGTGCTAAGTGTTAagaataatttattgatttaactcatctaatatttattcaatattatttgattttttaactatACTTTTATACTGCATGGACGACATTCAAGATGAGCGATTATATTTACGAGTTAACCCTATGCaatcggagctatttcaactaaaaaattaaacatttcttccgaactaaaataattccattctgtattaacttttttctttgtatgaatataaaattgatgtgATACCTCCTACGAACCTTAAATGTTTACtgatattgattagataccaacatatttgataatgtaaacaatattttaaataattatgaaaaagggcctggaaagtattccgaatttaatgaaattttggcacgtcatttgggggtacactggggagtcgaatctgagttttcgacctcgaggaccctgtgctaacttggggaaggggaaaaaaccaccaaaaactttcaatttcctgctaaatgtcaaaTTGtaaggctcaaaatgtcattttgagaaacatttcctaattttgaacgcctgtctctcggtacctattgggtcaaaaaatacgtcggaatagtgaaatttgaaggaaatttaatgctcttttcatttatgaaaagaaaaagttcgtaggacccatagtttttgagttataggcgaaataccaaaaacaggtaacaaaaatcatgGTTTTTTCCCCTTCCCCAAGTTAGTACacggtcctcgaggtcgaaaactcagattcgactccccagtgtaccccccaaatgacgtgccaaaatttcatcgagttcggaatactttccaggtaaaggTACCTGGCGATTGGGCTattagtggcgactctgagtcacaaccacaaagggttaataacaaaaCACCGTCTATATCCAAATTTGAGTAAGTGTCCAGCGACTTACGGACGGGAGTGtatataaataagaaagtatACAGAGTGCATTAACACTTCACACCTACTTTACACTATCCCGTAAAGTATCAACTCTTTCAATAACACGAAGGGGTGCAGTTGTCGATAAAGATGTTCATCTTCGTTCAATTAAAGAGACCTTCGAGTTCCGTTTTTGTTGTGGAGTATTCTTCCGACGTGAAACCGGCGTGTAGAACTTTAACCCTATGATTGAAATGCATGCGAGGGTTCAGGTGTGGGGCGTAGACTCCGATTCATCGACTTAccgttgttattgttgtttGCACCGTTACCgttgttattattgttgttattgttattggtcCGTTGGCACGTTTCCAAGACTACTGTTGCTGTTGTGGCCTCCGTGCAATCTTCATCTTCGGTCTGCCAGTCTCTGTGATTCTGTGGAGTATCCGGTACAAATTTAGCGACGACCGTGACGAGATGGTAGTTCGTTGGACGGCTGTCACGTTCTCATGCTTTTCCCTTTGCGTCACGGTTCCCATCCACCCCCAGCTTCCTTTTTTTCCCCTCGTAAACAGCCGTCACAAACGTGTACACTGTAATAAAACTTACTTCTTTGTTCTCCGGATTGTAATTCCCGTTCGATTCCTCCTCTTTGTATCTGTCGTAGTGCCTCGAATCCGTTGCGCGAGGCTCGAACGTGGTCCTCGCTCGTTTGTACCGCCTCTTTAACTTGCTGAAATTTATCCTGGGAGTGCCTGGTTCCCGTGGTGGCGAGCTCAGACTCACCGATGGCGGACCGTCCCTGCTCTCCGGCACCTCGCACAGGCCCTTGATCTTCAGCTGATCTGCCGTTTTCAATAACGACTGCAACAAGATCACAAAACGTCCCGTAAGTTACTTGTTCTAACTTCTAACCGCGCAACTGTCAACGCGTTGTTGACGATGTTGTGTACACCGTGTACCCGACGTTCTCTAGACCAACGCAATAAATGGCAACCGGATAATCAAAATTTTCGCAGAAACTGAAGTTCAGTACAGAACAGGACAGCGGAGCTTGCAGAAATATTTCGGAAGAATGTTGTAGCGGAAAATGTCTTCGGACATCGTCTAACTACGTCGACGGAAGACTTCCTGCTGGGAGATCCGCTTAGAACGAGGGTGGTCTACATTTGTGTTGGAATTCAGgcatattttcggaaatgacAGTGATTCGGACGAGACCAACGAGGTGGATGATGCACAAGGCCGAATAAGGAACAGCGTGAACCGCGTTCCGAGGGGGCTGAAGAAGAAGAGACTAGCCAGACAGAGGCGGAGGCCGACGGATTTGCATATTCCTGGTAAAACCCCGTCGTCCTTACGCTCCGTCCCCGACGGATACAGTTTCATGTTGCAGTTGCCGTCTGCCGTCGTGGCGGCTCGGTCTAAAATCAGTTTCCACGATCCAGTTTCGGTGTGCAGCGATTCATCGGCGTAGTGCGTCGACCCGTGTCGAGCagcgcggcggcggcgacgtCCTCCCTGCGACTACACATTCATCCCAGCCCTATTCCTCCCCTCCCGTCTTCGGTGATCTTAACCTTGAGACCGGTGCACGAGGGAAAcactgaagaagaagaagaagacgaagaagaagaagaagaaataaagGAGGCAAAGAGGGAACAGCGAAGATCACGCTGAAGAAAGAGGAAAGGAGTAACGAGCTTGCGGTTTACTTGGAGTCGGAAGAGGGTGTGCGGCAGAGATACGAGGGGGAGGAGGAGAAAATAAAAGAACGGTACGAGAGAGCGACTTCCGCATGACGGAACGGAGTCGCGACAAGAATTTTCAGGGCGGCTCGTTCGACCACGTGGCGGCTGAAGGATGATGTTCCGTTTCCGGGAACGATCGAGACAACGGTGTACCGCGTGTACGTcttaagaagaggaagaagaggaactCAGTTCACTGAAGTAGTGCAAACAATCTTCGGGTAGAACGAAaacagagaaaaaaggaaaatagGAAACCGAGAGAAGAGTGGATGGACAGAGTCGGTCAAAAAATAGAAACGATAGAAAAAAGGAATGGGAAAAGAGAAGAGAGACGATGGGAAATGGGAAGGGTGGGAGAGGCGAATGAACGAGAGCGAGGGCCGCGTTGAAGTTGAGGCTCTCTGTTCTTTAATCAAGGCAGGGGTGGTGCGATTAGGCGGGGTCGGTAAGGGGACAGGCGGTATGAGAGCGGCAGTggtggcggtggcggcggcggcggcggcggcggcaacgACGCGGCTTGGGGGGAGAGGGTGAGGAAGTAGAGGAAGAGTTAGGCGATGGAAGCAGAGGTTCAGGTGGGGGTTTAGGCAGGCTGCGTCGGGGGTGTCGGTGGCGGCTGGAAAGCGGAGCGTGGGTGGAAAACTGGGTGGCGGTGGGTAGGACTAGGTTCACAGCGGTATGGCTGGAGAAGAAGAGAGTCGgagcgacgagagagagagagagagagagagagagagagagagagagagcgagaacgagagagagagagagagagccagcgagcgagggagagagggaaGGAATCTGACTGAGCTAGCGATTGAGTGAGCAGCCGCGGGAGTGACGAAGAGAGTCGAGGTGGGAGAGAGATGCAGAGGCAAAAACGCCCGCAGGAAGAATGGGGAGGCCTCCGACGCGGCTGTCGCGGCCCCAGGGCCGTATCGACCACCCCCAACCCCCGATTCTCTCTACGGCACTCGCGACGGCACCGACACCGATGACTTCCAACCGTTTCCACGCACACATCCTACCCTCTCTGTTGCTCCACTCATCTCTCTCCAGCACCCCGTCGtcccctcccctctctctctgtccttcACACGCCTCCCCGTGCTGCTTGTGAACGGATACGTATAACCGCGTCGAAATGTCCGCGAATCTTCGGGCTCGACAATCCGTGAGTTTCGTAGTATTGGTCGCAGCAGGGTGATCGAACTTCCCTGTCGGACGTGCATGCCACGGCGACAGCGATGGCGCGACGAACCCGGCCTCTCGAGTAATTAGGACTCTCGACGGTGCTTCGACCACGATGCGTTTTTTTAAAGACTGATTTTTCAGATTTATCTCGTAGCCTTCCAGAGAATACATgaatatcgagaatataataCCTTGAACTATCTATACCAATCGAACAAGGTTCCTCTAACGTAACGATGTACGAAATGTACATAGTAGATTTTCCGGCGATGAACGACTCGTCATGGTTCGATTAAACGAAATACAGTAGGCGAAGGAAGAAGGAAGAACGGAGACAAGCAGTGGTTTAACGACACACGAACGACGATGGCGATGGGACTTGGAGAACCACGGACGGTAGGCAATGGGTTGGTAGGGTAGTGCGGGTGTCGGTGCAGGGGTTAGGGAGCGGGTGGGTAGTTGGTTGGTTCGGCGGTGGATGCATAGGGGTGGTGCCATCGGTTCGGAGGCAAGAGGGAAAGCCACCGGCAGAATCCAACCTCACCAATCAATACTTAGGGTTCAAGGGCATCGCCCGACCAATTATCCCAGACTAATTGACGCGAGACGAGAGAAAAAAATTCTACCCCTGTTCGGGTACTTCCGATCTGTGCCTTCGCCATGGGCAACGCCGCCTTTCGACGCGACGTGTCTGTCGAACGTCTCGGGAAAAATGTTCGCGAAAAGTCCGTAACCGATCGGACGAAGCTACGGTCAAACTCGATGGGGAACTGTGTCCGTGACGAACGAGGGATCGCCTTCGATTTAGATTTCACTCAGCCCCGCTTCGCCCGAACCACCCCTTGGCCACGTCTAGACGGAGAAGCGTCGCGAGACGAAGGTTCGACGATTTCTCCCGTGGGAATCGAAGATGAGGACAAAGTTTGGTTGGGGGAGAGAAACGCGTGTCCTGAAGGCGGGAAAAAGCGTAAAAGAGCGAACAGGGAAGTCGCGCGGGGGGTTGTTGAATCGTTGAAAGATGTTCGCGTCAGGGCGCGAACGCGACGTGGggtggagagagaaagagagagagagagagagttctttCGCAGGAAGAAATAAGGGGacgatagaacgagagaagTCCaacaggtgtaaatccgcaaaAAGATCGACCGTGGAATCGTTTCACGGGAACAGGAAGGACACGATGGGGTGGCTGGGGGTTGCTCGCCGTAAGACCGTACCAAGAGACGGGTATAAAGGTACATTATACAGAGACATACCGGCGTAGGAAGGAAGAGAGACCCAGTGAGCTACAGGAAGAAGAGAGCAAGGGGGAGAGCAGAAAGAATGGGTCAGAGGGAGAAAGGTGGATGTGAAAGAGAGAAACCAGGAGGAAAGCGGAGAGGAGAACGCACAGGGGAATCCCCGAAGATGGTCGTAGGGTCTCCACTATTACGAATACGGCGCCATAACGGAATTGATAATGTAACGGGCGTCACGAGCATAACCTTCCTCTCTTCTTCTCCACGCTACATAACCTCCTTTCTGAATGGAAGCGCGACTCCGGTCACCACGTGCTCCTCGAGCAAACGCAAGAATACGACAGACGCCGAAGATGCGAGTATTTTCGTCGCGTCTTCCGTCCAAATTACCATACGTCCGCGGAGCCTATACTTCTTCCAACCATTTTCCCAATTAATCTCGCGATTCGAAACGGAACAATATGCGTTGTACTCGATTCTAAATACTTCACGCTCGATCTATAATTGAGTAACCGAAATTGATTCCTCAGCTTCTACTACGTCTCGATCTGCGATCATCGGGAGGCTGTTTAACGATCTAACACAGCATGGTCTAACCCGGCGAGATAAGACGTGCGTGTCGGAAATGTTTACGAATGTGAAACGGAGAAGCCTGATAATGTGGATAGCGCAGTTTCGCAGGCGTTCCAAAGGATTCCTGTACACGACCCGGCCTGCCGCACGAGCGTTCTGCACTCTTCGCGAGAGAGAACGATTTTTCGTGAGACGTATGTATGTACGTGTCGAGGAGAAACGATTAACACAATTCACACGGTTGTCGCGCGCTTGGTCAAACAGAGAATTCAACCGGTCCACCAATTCGATCTCGCGATTATACGTAAGTCGCGAAATGTGTTAATCCTGTGGCAGAGGCGCGTTCGCGACGTTTACACGTTGCACGATGATTTATTCAACACCGTGGCGACTGGCGACACACTGCACGCGTTTGATCGACGCCTCATGTATCGGGACCCGCGCGTTCGTTCCTGGAGCGGATTATATTCGAGCGTCGCGGACTTCGTAAACACTTCGCGAACGCGCCCGGCACCTCGTatcggcgcgccgcgccgcgccgcgtctgtGTTTCATTCATGAGAAAAAGACACTTCTTCTTCTTTGCATGTAatcacgccgcgccggttctcGGATAACAGCGGACGAGCGAATTTCCGTCGGAGCGAATAGCCGTGAAAGTGGGATCCACGTGAAACCGTTCCGGCGCAcaaaaatatctcggaaacacgATGGCTCACGTGCACGAGACGGTCGTCCGACATTCGGCGGGCACATCCAGTCGTCTATCCATGCGAAAAACTTTTGCCTCTCTTGTTCGTTGATTCGTTtgtactccctctctctctctctctcgctctctcacacacacacacactcagaCACacactctttctctcgctcgtaCGATCTCCCGCTTGATCGTTCACTCTCGtgcctatctctctctctcgctccgctattttccctctctctttctcgtcttTCCGTGTCTCGCCGGTTCGCAGACGGTCGAAAGAGAAGTCCGTCGGAGCAATGGCCAGTGTAATAACGCGACGCGGCTCGTAAGCAAGACAACACCACTGTGTTCCATCGTGGCGCGAACGAAGTTGTATCGTTTATCACTCACCTGGCTACGATGGTCCGTGGGCGAACGGTCCCTCGTCGAGAGAGCGGA
Protein-coding sequences here:
- the Psq gene encoding pipsqueak isoform X8, translated to MKLYPSGTERKDDGVLPGICKSVGLRLCLSLLKTADQLKIKGLCEVPESRDGPPSVSLSSPPREPGTPRINFSKLKRRYKRARTTFEPRATDSRHYDRYKEEESNGNYNPENKENHRDWQTEDEDCTEATTATVVLETCQRTNNNNNNNNNGNGANNNNNGDMFCHTGLGHYGHHPDPGEVDLPPETQPTPPSATLVGTTITHLRDPDHHSTEIQNCDSVKIKFETLHTMDSSDTIDIDSHMSDRASVSSKNAADSDNMMMITPELLGLMPSGSSVHSDSGENNSRGHSGQSSSHHHGSKSWTQEDMDAALEALRNHDMSLTKASATFGIPSTTLWQRAHRLGIDTPKKDGPTKSWSDESLNNALEALRTGTISANKASKAFGIPSSTLYKIARREGIRLAAPFNASPTTWSPADLDRALEAIRSGQTSVQRASTEFGIPTGTLYGRCKREGIELSRSNPTPWSEDAMTEALEAVRLGHMSINQAAIHYNLPYSSLYGRFKRGKYEEPAVGDLSQDGSNPHFHQSPNQNHSSAVPDQMPYQGS
- the Psq gene encoding pipsqueak isoform X7; amino-acid sequence: MSAGGMAGQHYCLRWNNYQSNMTSVFHQLLQTEAFVDVTLACNEASLKAHKVVLSACSSYFQKLLLSNPCKHPTIIMPQDVCFNDLKFIIEFVYRGEIDVSQAELQSLLKTADQLKIKGLCEVPESRDGPPSVSLSSPPREPGTPRINFSKLKRRYKRARTTFEPRATDSRHYDRYKEEESNGNYNPENKENHRDWQTEDEDCTEATTATVVLETCQRTNNNNNNNNNGNGANNNNNGDMFCHTGLGHYGHHPDPGEVDLPPETQPTPPSATLVGTTITHLRDPDHHSTEIQNCDSVKIKFETLHTMDSSDTIDIDSHMSDRASVSSKNAADSDNMMMITPELLGLMPSGSSVHSDSGENNSRGHSGQSSSHHHGSKSWTQEDMDAALEALRNHDMSLTKASATFGIPSTTLWQRAHRLGIDTPKKDGPTKSWSDESLNNALEALRTGTISANKASKAFGIPSSTLYKIARREGIRLAAPFNASPTTWSPADLDRALEAIRSGQTSVQRASTEFGIPTGTLYGRCKREGIELSRSNPTPWSEDAMTEALEAVRLGHMSINQAAIHYNLPYSSLYGRFKRGKYEEPAVGDLSQDGSNPHFHQSPNQNHSSAVPDQMPYQGS
- the Psq gene encoding pipsqueak isoform X5, giving the protein METDHYWGVHYSGGMAGQHYCLRWNNYQSNMTSVFHQLLQTEAFVDVTLACNEASLKAHKVVLSACSSYFQKLLLSNPCKHPTIIMPQDVCFNDLKFIIEFVYRGEIDVSQAELQSLLKTADQLKIKGLCEVPESRDGPPSVSLSSPPREPGTPRINFSKLKRRYKRARTTFEPRATDSRHYDRYKEEESNGNYNPENKENHRDWQTEDEDCTEATTATVVLETCQRTNNNNNNNNNGNGANNNNNGDMFCHTGLGHYGHHPDPGEVDLPPETQPTPPSATLVGTTITHLRDPDHHSTEIQNCDSVKIKFETLHTMDSSDTIDIDSHMSDRASVSSKNAADSDNMMMITPELLGLMPSGSSVHSDSGENNSRGHSGQSSSHHHGSKSWTQEDMDAALEALRNHDMSLTKASATFGIPSTTLWQRAHRLGIDTPKKDGPTKSWSDESLNNALEALRTGTISANKASKAFGIPSSTLYKIARREGIRLAAPFNASPTTWSPADLDRALEAIRSGQTSVQRASTEFGIPTGTLYGRCKREGIELSRSNPTPWSEDAMTEALEAVRLGHMSINQAAIHYNLPYSSLYGRFKRGKYEEPAVGDLSQDGSNPHFHQSPNQNHSSAVPDQMPYQGS